TTTAACCTTGATCTGCAAAACTCTGAGGACAAGGCTATATATCAGGGAGTACAGAAGTTATTAGTAATAATAATGATATTCGTTGAAGCTATCCCACAGGCGTTTGGATACCTTGTGCCAGATACTAAGTTCGTTAATTCAATAAATAGTGTTCTGCCAGGTTACGGTGAATTTCTCGCACAAACTACTATAATAATGCAGCTTTTCTTTGGTTCTTATCTTGTCTTTCTTATGGATGAAGTCGTATCAAAGTATGGCATTGGTTCTGGTATATCACTTTTCATAGCTGCAGATGTATCTGAGCAGTTGTTTATAGGTGCATTTAACTGGCAGGCCCTAAACAATGCTCTCACGTACTCGCTTAAGAATCCGCCTGCGGGTGCTTTCCCGAAGATGTTTTACATAATAATGCACTCATCGTCAGCTTATCTTCTTACGAATGGTGTTGTGCAGATACTGTTTGCACCGCCAAATCCAATGATAGCTGTATTAGGTACGTTGTTAATATTCTTCCTGGTAGCATACTTCCAGAGCAGCAAAATAGAACTTCCGATAGCTCATGAGAGGGTAAGGGGTGCTAGAGGAAGGTACCCTCTTCAGCTTCTATATGCGTCAAACATACCAGTTATACTGGCGACAGCATTGCTTGCAAATGTCTCAATGTGGACGCTTCTTTTTTGGAGCAGCCCGGTCCTTAGCAAGGTTCCGTTGCTGGGCCATAATAAGTTTCTTGGATCTTATCCAAGCGCAGCGCAGGCAGCTGCTTTAAATATTTCTTCAACAACTCCTACTGGTGGGCTTGCATATTATCTGTTTTCGCCAAACGGTTTATCTGATTGGCTTTTCCCGATTCTGCAGCCTTCGGCTTATCAAAATATATTGCTTGGCCATACCCCTATTGAAGAGGCCATACACATCATAGTGTTTACAGCTTTCATGGTTGGCTTCAGCGTGTTGTTTGCCATATTTTGGATTGAAACTACAAATATGGGAGCTTCAGCAGTAGCGAAGCAGATACAATCTAGCGGTATGCAGATACCAGGTTTTAGGAGAGATCCTAGGGTTATGGAACGTGTGTTGAAGAAGTACATACCAGCCATAACTATATTTAGCGGTGCGGCAGTTGGCCTTTTAGCCGCAGGTGCAAATCTCATCGGTACCGTAGGTGATACGAGCGGTACTGGGCTTCTACTTGCCGTAGGTATAATAATACAGTTCTACGAGGCTATGGGACGCGAGCAACTGATGGAGATGCATCCTGTTATAAGGCAGTTCTTTGTAGGTGGTTAAATGCGTTCAGTCATTACTG
This genomic stretch from Thermoplasma volcanium GSS1 harbors:
- the secY gene encoding preprotein translocase subunit SecY; the protein is MSEIQRNNSVAFPIFIFYVIIVVAFWYFGHLGYVKLAIASLLVAPLFYITYLVASYAGPKKSKLYGLENLTAKLPAVKKAKGHVEFKYKMLWTAVIVILYFALSNIYIYGLNTAKTIDVFASFREIFAGASGSLMDLGIGPIVTASIVMQLFVGAKIFNLDLQNSEDKAIYQGVQKLLVIIMIFVEAIPQAFGYLVPDTKFVNSINSVLPGYGEFLAQTTIIMQLFFGSYLVFLMDEVVSKYGIGSGISLFIAADVSEQLFIGAFNWQALNNALTYSLKNPPAGAFPKMFYIIMHSSSAYLLTNGVVQILFAPPNPMIAVLGTLLIFFLVAYFQSSKIELPIAHERVRGARGRYPLQLLYASNIPVILATALLANVSMWTLLFWSSPVLSKVPLLGHNKFLGSYPSAAQAAALNISSTTPTGGLAYYLFSPNGLSDWLFPILQPSAYQNILLGHTPIEEAIHIIVFTAFMVGFSVLFAIFWIETTNMGASAVAKQIQSSGMQIPGFRRDPRVMERVLKKYIPAITIFSGAAVGLLAAGANLIGTVGDTSGTGLLLAVGIIIQFYEAMGREQLMEMHPVIRQFFVGG